A window of the Cellvibrio sp. pealriver genome harbors these coding sequences:
- a CDS encoding Rsd/AlgQ family anti-sigma factor: MLENCKSAKERWGGVNDIIDRWLEERQAMLVQYCALSGLDQDLSDLQRGEKLRSFCQILVDYVSAGHFEVYDQLIKEGREFDDADALKEASKLYDIVDSTTEKLLDFNDKYLETDDLASLTDDLSKLGEVLEVRFSTEDRLVAVLHTSHKDLVS; encoded by the coding sequence ATGTTAGAAAATTGCAAAAGTGCCAAAGAACGCTGGGGTGGTGTGAACGACATTATTGACCGCTGGTTGGAAGAGCGTCAGGCAATGCTGGTGCAGTACTGTGCACTCAGCGGTCTGGATCAAGACCTGAGCGATTTGCAGCGCGGAGAGAAACTGCGCAGCTTTTGTCAAATTCTGGTGGACTATGTTTCTGCCGGTCACTTTGAAGTCTACGATCAGTTGATCAAAGAAGGGCGCGAGTTTGACGATGCCGATGCATTAAAAGAAGCCAGCAAACTGTACGACATTGTCGATAGCACAACCGAAAAGCTGCTCGACTTTAATGACAAATACCTTGAAACCGATGACTTGGCATCGCTGACTGATGACCTGTCCAAACTCGGCGAAGTACTGGAAGTGCGCTTTAGCACTGAAGACCGTTTGGTTGCCGTACTTCATACATCGCACAAAGATCTGGTGAGCTAA
- a CDS encoding disulfide bond formation protein B, whose product MIPGIRTTNLIIFLTCTAMMLAAAYMEHVMKMVPCSLCITQRGFVVLTGIIALIAAIHNPALTGRRVYAVLGIISPILGACFAGRQLWLQSLPADQVPACGPGLSYMFEVFPFMEAMKLLLQGDGNCAHVDKILGVSLAAWTLIAFIGLAVVNLYQLIRKDHKAA is encoded by the coding sequence ATGATCCCCGGCATTCGCACAACCAACCTGATCATCTTCCTCACTTGTACCGCCATGATGCTCGCCGCCGCTTACATGGAGCACGTCATGAAAATGGTTCCCTGCTCACTCTGTATTACCCAGCGCGGTTTTGTCGTATTAACCGGTATCATTGCCCTGATTGCCGCAATCCATAACCCTGCACTTACCGGTCGCCGCGTTTATGCTGTGCTCGGCATTATCAGCCCCATTCTCGGCGCTTGCTTTGCCGGCCGCCAACTCTGGTTACAAAGCTTGCCCGCCGATCAGGTGCCCGCATGCGGCCCCGGACTTTCCTATATGTTTGAAGTTTTCCCTTTTATGGAAGCGATGAAATTGTTGCTGCAAGGTGATGGCAACTGCGCCCACGTCGATAAAATCCTGGGTGTCAGTCTTGCCGCATGGACATTGATCGCCTTTATCGGGCTGGCTGTCGTGAATCTATACCAACTCATACGCAAGGATCACAAAGCCGCCTAA